Genomic window (Moraxella haemolytica):
TACTACCAACCATATAGAAAGCTTGCTCTGGTAGATGGTCGTATTCGCCTTCGATGATCGATTTAAAACCAGCGATGGTATCACGAAGTGAAACATACTTACCAGGTGCACCTGTAAAGACTTCTGCCACATGGAATGGTTGAGATAAGAAGCGTTGGATCTTACGAGCACGATAAACAATCATCTTGTCTTCTTCAGACAACTCATCCATACCCAAGATGGCGATGATGTCTTTTAGTTCTTTATAGCGTTGCAACACTTCTTGTACACCACGAGCAACATGATAATGCTCTTCACCAATGATTTGTGGATCTAGCTGGCGAGAGGTTGAGTCTAGTGGGTCAACCGCAGGATAAATACCTTGTGATGCGATATCACGGCTTAATACAACAGTTGCATCCAAGTGAGCAAAGGTCGTTGCCGGAGATGGGTCGGTCAAGTCATCTGCAGGCACATATACTGCTTGAACAGAAGTAATAGAACCTGATTGCGTTGAAGTGATTCGCTCTTGCAAAATACCCATTTCTTCAGCCAAAGTTGGCTGATAACCTACCGCAGATGGCATACGACCTAGCAATGCTGATACCTCTGTACCAGCCAAGGTGTAACGGTAAATGTTGTCAACGAATAACAATACATCACGACCTTTGCCAGTGGCTTCATCTTTTTCATCACGGAAGTATTCCGCCATGGTTAGACCAGTCAAAGCAACACGCAAACGATTTCCTGGTGGCTCGTTCATCTGACCATAAACCATCGCTACTTTTGACTTGGTAAAGTCATCAGTATTAACAACGCCTGCTTCTTGCATCTCGTGATAAAAGTCATTACCCTCACGAGTACGCTCACCCACACCAGCAAATACCGACAAACCTGAGTGTTTTAAAGCGATGTTATTGATAAGCTCCATCATGTTAACGGTCTTACCAACACCAGCACCACCAAATAGACCAACTTTACCACCTTTTGCAAATGGGCATAGTAAGTCAATAACTTTGATACCAGTTTCGAGTAGCTCGGTTGAATTTGATTGCTCATCATAGCTTGGTGCATCACGATGGATTGACCATTTTTCTGCAGCATTAACAGGACCAGCTTCATCAATTGGACGGCCAAGCACATCCATAATACGACCTAAAGTCGCTTGACCAACTGGCACAGAGATTGGGGCACCAGTATTAGAAACCGATAAACCACGCTTTAGACCTTCTGTCGAGCCCATTGCAATGGTACGCACAACCCCATCACCAAGTTGCTGTTGCACTTCTAAAGTTGTTTCAGTGCCATCAACACTTAGTGCATCAAAAATTTGGGGTACTTGACCACGGCTAAACTCAACATCAATTACCGCACCAATAATCTGCACAATACGACCGCTCATTGCGTTCTCCTATAATTCATTGTTCGGCTAAGAAACAGCGGCAGCACCGCCAACGATTTCCGAAATTTCTCGGGTAATCGCCGCTTGACGCAGCTTGTTATAAACCAACTGTAAATCTTTAATCAAATTGCCAGCGTTATCTGTTGCAGCTTTCATCGCTACCATACGCGCTGATTGCTCTGAAGCGATATTCTCAAGTACTGCTTGATAAACGATTGACTCAATATAACGCACCATCAGACTATCAATCAAAGTCTTGGTGTCTGGTTCATAAATATAATCCCAGCTATGCGATACACTCACATCATCGGCAAAAGTATCCTCTGGCAGTGGCACAAGTTGTGCTACCGAAGGCTTTTGCGTCATGGCATTGATAAATTTATTATAAACCAAATAAATGCGATCTAAACGACCTTCACTGTAGTCATCAAGCATTACCTGCACAGGGGTGCTGAGCTGCTCGTAGCTTGGGCTGTCGCCATAGCCTGTCAATACCGAACTTACTTTGCCACCAAAGTTCTTAAAAAAGCTCACGCCTTTTGAACCAATGACTGCAAATTCAATTTCAACCGATTGATCTTGATATTGTTTTACTGATTTTAGAAGGTTTTTGAACAAGTTAATATTCAAACCACCTGCCAAACCACGGTCTGAAGTAACGACAATAAAGCCCACACGATTGACTGGACGGCTTACCATGTACGGATGCTTATAATCCGATTGTGCTTGCACCAAATGCGTAATCACTCGGGACATGCTTTCGGCATAAGGACGACCCATTTCCATACGCTCTTGAGCTCGGCGCATTTTACTGGCAGCCACCATTTGCATTGCACGCGTAATCTTTTGAGTGCTCTTAATGCTGGTTACTTTTGCACGTATTTCTTTTAAGCTTGCCATAATTGTTCCAATACTGGACTTATTTTTAAATAAGGTTTGGTGTGCTAATCTTTAGCACACCATTTATTAGCTACTTAGTAACTACCTGTTGCCTTGAACGATTCAATGGCTGCTTTTAGACGACTTTCAATGTCATCATTGTAGTTTGCAGTCTCATCAATTTCATTCATCAAGGCAGCATGTTCACTGCGTAGGCTACGCAACAACGCTTCTTCAAACGCACCAATCTTCTCAACTGGTACATCAGCTAGATAGCCTTCATTAGAAGCATAAATTACTGCCGCCTGATCAGCAATAGACATCGGTGCATATTGCTTTTGCTTCATCAGCTCAGTAACACGCTGACCGTGTTCCAACTGTTGCTTGGTTGCATCGTCAAGATCTGAAGCAAACTGGGCAAATGCAGCAAGTTCACGATACTGAGCTAGAGCTGTACGAATACCGCCTGACAGTTTTTTGATGATCTTGGTTTGTGCAGCACCACCAACACGAGATACCGAAATACCAGCGTTTACCGCAGGGCGGATGCCTGAGTTAAATAGGTTTGACTCAAGGAAAATCTGACCATCAGTAATAGAGATAACATTGGTAGGTACGAATGCAGACACATCACCTGCTTGTGTTTCAATAATAGGCAGTGCGGTTAATGAGCCAGTCTTACCTTTAACTTCACCATTGGTAAATGCTTCAACATAATCGGCATTAACACGAGAAGCACGCTCTAGTAGGCGAGAATGTAGATAGAATACATCGCCAGGATAGGCTTCACGCCCTGGTGGACGGCGTAGTAGTAGTGAAATTTGACGATAAGCAACCGCTTGCTTAGACAGGTCATCATACACAATCAGTGCATCTTCGCCACGATCACGGAAGTATTCACCCATTGTACAGCCAGAATATGGTGCGATATACTGAAGTGCTGCAGGCTCAGAGGCTGATGCCACAACAACGGTGGTGTATTCTAATGCACCAGTTTCTTCAAGTTTACGCACGACATTAGCGATGGTTGAGCGTTTTTGACCAACGGCAACATACACACACTTAATGCCAGAATTTTTTTGAGCAATAATGGCATCGATAGCTAATGCAGTTTTACCAGTTTGGCGGTCACCAATGATAAGCTCACGCTGACCACGACCGATAGGAATCATGGTATCAACAGCTTTATAGCCAGTCATTACAGGCTCATCAACTGATTGGCGAGCGATAACACCAGGTGCAATTTTTTCAACTTTATCAGTCAATTTTGCATTGATTGGACCTTTGCCGTCAATTGGATTACCCAATGCATCAACGACACGACCTAATAGTTCAGGACCTACTGGAACTTCTAAGATACGACCTGTGCAATAGGCTTTTTGACCTTCTTGCAGACTCAAATAATCGCCTAGAACAACAGCACCCACTGAGTCTTGTTCAAGGTTAAGTGCCATGCCATAAACATTGCCCTCAAACTCGATCATCTCACCATACATGGCTTCTTCTAAACCATGAATCTGCACAATACCATCAGAGACACTGACGATTACGCCTTCAGTTTTTGCAGTTGCGCTTATGTCAAGGTCTTGAATGCGCTGCTTAATCAGATTACTGATTTCGGCTGGATTCAATTGTTGCATTGCCTTGTTTCCTTTAAAATGTCAGCTTTCTGCTTAGGCAGTTAGCTGCGTCTTTAATTGTTGTAACTTACCACGCACTGAGCCATCGGTAAACTTATCACCCACTTTAATCGTTGCACCACCCAAAAGCTCCGGATCAACTGCTTCATGCAGAATCACAATCGAACCTGTTGAGATTGCAAGTTTCTCTTGCAAGGTTTTGCGCTGGGCTTCGGTTAAGGGATAGGCTGAAGTAACGTAAGCGTCAACCTGTTTTAGCTCTTGTGATTTAAATTTGCTGTAATGAGTATGGATTTCAGGCAATAAAGCCAGTCTGTCATGTTCTGATAACTGCTTGGTAAAATTAACCAATGCGTCAGAAGGTTGCTCTGCCGTTTGTGAAGCATAGATATCAATCAAGACGGCAGTTTTTTGCTCTGCAGAAATGGCTGGATTGCTTAGCAGTGAAGAAAAAGACTCATCACTTACAAT
Coding sequences:
- the atpA gene encoding F0F1 ATP synthase subunit alpha, which encodes MQQLNPAEISNLIKQRIQDLDISATAKTEGVIVSVSDGIVQIHGLEEAMYGEMIEFEGNVYGMALNLEQDSVGAVVLGDYLSLQEGQKAYCTGRILEVPVGPELLGRVVDALGNPIDGKGPINAKLTDKVEKIAPGVIARQSVDEPVMTGYKAVDTMIPIGRGQRELIIGDRQTGKTALAIDAIIAQKNSGIKCVYVAVGQKRSTIANVVRKLEETGALEYTTVVVASASEPAALQYIAPYSGCTMGEYFRDRGEDALIVYDDLSKQAVAYRQISLLLRRPPGREAYPGDVFYLHSRLLERASRVNADYVEAFTNGEVKGKTGSLTALPIIETQAGDVSAFVPTNVISITDGQIFLESNLFNSGIRPAVNAGISVSRVGGAAQTKIIKKLSGGIRTALAQYRELAAFAQFASDLDDATKQQLEHGQRVTELMKQKQYAPMSIADQAAVIYASNEGYLADVPVEKIGAFEEALLRSLRSEHAALMNEIDETANYNDDIESRLKAAIESFKATGSY
- a CDS encoding F0F1 ATP synthase subunit delta; its protein translation is MAELSTLARPYAKAAFDYAKEQNVINNWENFLLIASSIVSDESFSSLLSNPAISAEQKTAVLIDIYASQTAEQPSDALVNFTKQLSEHDRLALLPEIHTHYSKFKSQELKQVDAYVTSAYPLTEAQRKTLQEKLAISTGSIVILHEAVDPELLGGATIKVGDKFTDGSVRGKLQQLKTQLTA
- the atpD gene encoding F0F1 ATP synthase subunit beta, with the protein product MSGRIVQIIGAVIDVEFSRGQVPQIFDALSVDGTETTLEVQQQLGDGVVRTIAMGSTEGLKRGLSVSNTGAPISVPVGQATLGRIMDVLGRPIDEAGPVNAAEKWSIHRDAPSYDEQSNSTELLETGIKVIDLLCPFAKGGKVGLFGGAGVGKTVNMMELINNIALKHSGLSVFAGVGERTREGNDFYHEMQEAGVVNTDDFTKSKVAMVYGQMNEPPGNRLRVALTGLTMAEYFRDEKDEATGKGRDVLLFVDNIYRYTLAGTEVSALLGRMPSAVGYQPTLAEEMGILQERITSTQSGSITSVQAVYVPADDLTDPSPATTFAHLDATVVLSRDIASQGIYPAVDPLDSTSRQLDPQIIGEEHYHVARGVQEVLQRYKELKDIIAILGMDELSEEDKMIVYRARKIQRFLSQPFHVAEVFTGAPGKYVSLRDTIAGFKSIIEGEYDHLPEQAFYMVGSIDEAVARAEKLQAA
- the atpG gene encoding F0F1 ATP synthase subunit gamma, with product MASLKEIRAKVTSIKSTQKITRAMQMVAASKMRRAQERMEMGRPYAESMSRVITHLVQAQSDYKHPYMVSRPVNRVGFIVVTSDRGLAGGLNINLFKNLLKSVKQYQDQSVEIEFAVIGSKGVSFFKNFGGKVSSVLTGYGDSPSYEQLSTPVQVMLDDYSEGRLDRIYLVYNKFINAMTQKPSVAQLVPLPEDTFADDVSVSHSWDYIYEPDTKTLIDSLMVRYIESIVYQAVLENIASEQSARMVAMKAATDNAGNLIKDLQLVYNKLRQAAITREISEIVGGAAAVS